The Linepithema humile isolate Giens D197 chromosome 2, Lhum_UNIL_v1.0, whole genome shotgun sequence genome has a segment encoding these proteins:
- the fwd gene encoding phosphatidylinositol 4-kinase beta, with amino-acid sequence MSEVVAVTPTGGPTRQESVTHIKRHKLANCNVPLVHGRPNPSISPRSRLSTHQRNHSLDFRSMGILLPPVPQATATTLTHHHRNRSLDSALQRIPEVDVTPSPECENPVPSSVPKTATVSPSSSSSSSSSSSSSSSSGPCEKGTRTAREREDLASLGSDDSGILCGSDSGSSDATNAPATRESSVDHLHSRESLDSSVSQPGDVCLVDVVDGVENGAGVVSVSMSVPVSPVELSTRLSDNAASPVSLKDETNSDRPRRSDANDDERCLQEPRINVSARERADSPHPDYQHQERAEIYQGAMQVVALPVSMADTSQSELTGAAMTLCCGTTATQQQEAETVKKQPDIIRRQQETKQPKPSEGCLLRLFESQIFDMSMAISYLFNSKEPGVQSYLGNKMFSFPDNDVDFYLPQLVVMYIQLHDVTEVLYPYLVYRCRQSADFSLKCAWLLDAYSSDAHLPSKKKSHGTKLKNLILSDELRPKGNEGRKQRVAGLQVPAPSPLPSTQNLTSPNKKTHQRSQSDATGLFQTIRRSHSGIINKVSLGDLSSGRAFDNGCTCFYSCQGVVNDLRGQKTDCFCNAPRLAPELEFIQALISIGKLLGTIPTKESKTVQLVAELNTLNLNLPARVWLPLHSTIPHHIVRVPPQYAAVLNSKDKAPYIIYVEVLEVEDLYTSPVPTKIMGSSLRHTKSEENLTGGEQSNISTSDSQQNSAVRQTPVKNISPYAVRNTDVAFSFPDDDPNDCWSQEDDEITQQYLQLRKPKDRDTISQLSQESSDSREPIFVPGDIKRRLSEMAATPSATFNHDPEDPSAAVLKEPWEQKQRRIRASSPYGHLASWRLLAVIVKCGDDLRQELLASQLLSMLQKIWQEEQLPLWVRPYKILCLSNDSGLIEPILNTVSLHQVKKQCQLTLFQYFEREFGPSTSEAFLVAQRNFIQSCAAYCLVSYLIQVKDRHNGNILLHSDGHLIHIDFGFILSTSPRNLGFETSPFKLTPEFVEVMGGNQSKLFEEFKSLILQGLIAARKHMEKIVNLVEIMLSGSQLPCFRSGGAATVQGLKNRFHLTLTEDQLRRHVEDLVEGSIHSWSTKLYDRYQYFANGTL; translated from the exons ATGAGCGAAGTGGTGGCAGTGACGCCGACTGGTGGACCCACGCGCCAGGAAAGCGTGACACACATCAAGCGGCACAAACTGGCCAACTGTAATGTTCCTCTCGTGCACGGCCGGCCGAATCCGTCGATCAGTCCACGCAGCAGACTGAGCACGCATCAACGAAACCACAGTTTGGACTTCAG ATCAATGGGTATCCTACTACCACCGGTGCCTCAGGCGACCGCGACGACGTTGACGCATCATCATAGGAACCGAAGTCTGGATTCGGCTCTCCAACGGATTCCAGAAGTCGACGTGACGCCGAGTCCGGAGTGTGAGAATCCCGTTCCTTCATCGGTCCCTAAAACGGCGACGGTATCGCcgtcatcatcgtcgtcgtcgtcgtcgtcatcatcgtcatcatcgtcgtcgGGGCCATGCGAAAAGGGGACGCGCACCGCGCGAGAACGCGAGGATCTGGCCAGTCTTGGTTCCGACGACTCTGGCATATTGTGCGGCTCCGATAGCGGCTCGAGCGACGCCACCAATGCGCCCGCCACTCGAGAGTCCAGCGTGGATCATCTGCACAGCCGCGAAAGCCTCGACTCGTCCGTTTCGCAGCCAGGCGACGTGTGCTTGGTCGATGTAGTGGACGGTGTGGAGAACGGTGCCGGTGTGGTGTCGGTGTCAATGTCGGTGCCGGTGTCGCCCGTGGAACTGTCGACGCGTCTCAGTGACAATGCAGCGTCTCCCGTGTCCCTCAAGGACGAGACCAACAGTGATCGTCCGCGGCGCAGCGACGCGAACGATGACGAACGTTGCTTACAGGAGCCACGAATTAATGTGAGCGCGCGAGAGCGCGCGGACAGTCCGCATCCCGATTATCAGCATCAGGAACGCGCCGAAATCTATCAAGGCGCTATGCAAGTGGTGGCGTTGCCGGTATCCATGGCCGATACGAGCCAGAGCGAGTTGACCGGCGCGGCCATGACCCTCTGCTGCGGCACGACTGCGACGCAGCAGCAAGAAGCCGAGACGGTGAAGAAGCAACCGGACATCATCCGCCGGCAGCAGGAGACGAAGCAGCCGAAACCGTCGGAAGGCTGTCTTCTGCGGCTCTTCGAGAGTCAGATATTCGACATGTCCATGGCTATTTCCTATTTATTCAATTCCAAAGAACCCGGCGTCCAGAGTTACCTAG GTAACAAGATGTTCAGTTTTCCGGATAACGATGTGGACTTTTATTTACCACAATTAGTTGTGATGTACATACAGCTTCATGATGTAACAGAGGTCCTTTATCCATATCTTGTCTATAG GTGTAGACAGTCGGCAGATTTCTCGTTAAAATGTGCCTGGCTGCTAGACGCGTACAGCTCCGATGCTCATTTGCCGTCAAAGAAGAAGTCTCATGGgaccaaattaaaaaatcttatccTGTCAGATGAACTCAG GCCAAAGGGAAATGAGGGTCGAAAGCAGCGTGTCGCTGGGTTGCAAGTTCCTGCGCCATCACCATTGCCCTCGACGCAAAATCTTACGTCACCGAACAAGAAAACCCACCAAAGATCTCAGTCCGACGCCACTGGATTGTTCCAGACTATACGCCGTAGTCATTCcg gtataataaataaagtaagtCTTGGGGACCTGAGCTCTGGTCGAGCGTTTGACAACGGCTGTACCTGCTTTTATTCCTGCCAAGGTGTGGTGAACGATCTGCGAGGCCAAAAAACCGACTGTTTCTGCAAT GCACCTCGGCTCGCGCCAGAACTCGAATTTATTCAAGCGTTAATATCAATTGGTAAATTGCTCGGAACTATCCCAACAAAGGAAAGTAAAACCGTTCAATTAGTGGCGGAGCTCAATACGCTTAATTTGAATCTCCCCGCGAGGGTGTGGCTTCCTTTGCACAGCACGATACCGCATCATATCGTGCGAGTTCCGCCACAATACGCCGCCGTTCTCAACAGCAAGGACAAG GCGccctatataatatatgtggAGGTATTAGAAGTGGAGGATTTATACACGTCACCCGTGCCGACGAAAATTATGGGTAGTTCGTTGAGGCACACCAAGTCTGAGGAGAATTTAACCGGCGGCGAGCAGTCCAACATATCCACTTCCGATAGTCAGCAAAACTCGGCGGTACGGCAGACTCCGGTGAAAAATATCTCGCCTTACGCCGTTAGAAATACAGACGTGGCATTTAGTTTTCCCGACGACGATCCTAATGATTGTTGGAGTCAGGAGGATGACGAGATTACACAACAG TATTTACAGCTTCGCAAGCCGAAAGATCGGGATACCATATCGCAATTGAGCCAAGAATCGTCCGACAGCAGAGAGCCGATCTTCGTGCCGGGCGACATCAAGAGAAGATTGAGTGAAATGGCAGCTACGCCGAGCGCGACTTTCAACCACGATCCCGAGGACCCGTCAGCGGCGGTTCTCAAAGAACCATGGGAGCAGAAGCAACGACGTATAAGAGCTTCCAGCCCGTACGGGCATTTGGCATCTTGGAGATTACTCGCGGTAATTGTGAAATGCGGCGATGACCTCCGGCAAGAACTTCTCGCCTCGCAGCTGCTCTCGATGTTGCAAAAGATTTGGCAAGAGGAACAATTGCCTCTCTGGGTACGACCGTACAA AATATTATGCCTCTCCAACGACAGCGGCCTGATCGAACCGATCCTGAACACAGTCTCACTCCATCAAGTGAAAAAGCAGTGCCAATTAacactttttcaatatttcgaaCGAGAGTTCGGCCCTTCTACCTCAGAGGCGTTTCTCGTGGCGCAGAGAAATTTCATTCAGAGCTGCGCCGCATATTGCCTGGTCAGTTATCTCATTCAAGTAAAAGATCGTCACAACGGCAACATCCTGCTGCACAGCGACGGCCACTTGATCCACATAGACTTCGGATTCATTCTGTCGACCTCGCCGCGAAATCTCGGCTTCGAGACTAGCCCGTTCAAGCTGACACCGGAGTTCGTCGAGGTGATGGGCGGTAATCAATCCAAACTCTTCGAAGAATTTAAGAGCCTCATTCTTCAAGGCTTAATCGCGGCACGGAAGCACATGGAGAAGATAGTTAACCTCGTCGAGATTATGTTGTCGG GCTCTCAGCTTCCGTGCTTCCGCAGTGGTGGGGCGGCGACTGTTCAAGGTCTCAAGAATAGATTCCACCTCACGTTAACGGAGGATCAATTGCGTCGTCATGTCGAGGATTTGGTCGAAGGCAGCATTCACTCGTGGTCCACTAAACTCTATGATCGATATCAATACTTCGCAAACGGCACTCTTTAA